The Planctomycetia bacterium sequence ATGGCGCGCGCGCAAATTCGTCAGGTCGACGTGGCCGTTGTGGTAGTCAAATGTGCCTTGGAGCCGTTCCAGCCGATACGGAAAGTAGACCGGTTCGATCGATACCGGCATGGACGTCTCATCCGGCGAGGCCTCGCCGCGCACAGCGACGTCTAAGCGTTTGCCCTGGGTCAGATAGCGCACTTTGGCGCTGAGGCCGATCGCTCCCTGCGGGCGCATGTCGCTCCAAATGCGTTGCATCGCCGGCCGCAGGGCGTCGCGTAGCTCGGTTTCCAGCGGCACGTTCTCCGCCGCAAACTCCAGCCATAATTCCTTCTCGCCATTGCCAACCGGCCTGAAATGCCCCTGGCAATAAACGCGGCCGGTGTCGTTCGAGCCTTCGAGCTGCTCGAACTTCCATTCGTCGTCGTTGATCGTCATCCGTCCGCGAATATCTTGGATCGGATAGGGAAAGTGCAGGTAACGGACCGCGCAGCGGTTGAAGACGACGTTGATCGAGCGTTGGAAACCCGCCCCGCCTCCAGGCTCCCGGCGAAACAACAAATCCAGGTCGATCGTGCCGTCAGGACGAAGTTCCTTGATCACTTGCCGCGCGCCGGGATTGAGCGCCGCGAACAACTTTTCGTCCAGCGGCAGGTCGTTCGCCACCACTTTCAACCAGCCGGTCCCTTGCGGACCGGGGTGCAGCAGTTCGCCGTCGATACGCAACTCGCGGCGCCCCGAGTACGCGGTCAATCGCGCCTTCAGTTGCTCGTCCTTGAAAGTGATCGTCCCCGTGGCGCCTTCCAAGCGATACGGGAATTTCTGGTAGTAGAACGACACCCCGAGACACTGCACGGTCACGTCCGGATGATACGTCTGGCCGTCGAAGTGCAATCGTAGCCGCGCGTCGACCTTCCCCTCGGGCAGGAACTTCCGCCATTCGTCGCGGAAGGCTGGCGGCAGCGCGCGAAACAGTTGCTGATCGAGGACCATCTGCCGGCTCTCGGCCACCAAGGTCCATGGCGCGCCGGGCTGATGGCCAACACGTTCCATACTCAGCGACAGCGTCGTCGGCCCGTTGCGCGCGGTCAGTTCATGCACGCTGCAGCCTTGGTTGTCGCACTCGAACACCGCGGTTAAGTCGGTCAGCGGATAGGGCAACCGCGCGTCGTCGATCCTCCCCTGTGCCACGGCCCCGCTGATGGCGTAGTTCCAACGCTCCGGCTTCGCGGCGTCATATGCTAGATGGTACTCGGCGTTCACTTGCGCCCGCATCGACGCGAGCGGCAAAAACTTCTTTGCCAACATCCCGGGCAACGCCTGGCAAAGCTCCGGGCAGAATTCCATCCCGGCGATGCTGCCTTGCATGTGCCACGACTTACCGTCGGCGGCGAATTTACCCTGAAACGCGGTGCTGCGCGTGAAATCGGCGGCGAGACGCCCGTCGACGACGAAGTCGTAGCGCGAGGGGTCGCGCGCGTTCCGCTCCGGCCTAAATTTGAAATTCAAATCGCGCACGACCATTGTGCGGCCAACGCCGCTTTCCGGATCGGCCAGCTCAATTGTCGCGTGCTCGAATTCGCCGGAAGGGGGCTGCCCGCCGAATTTCGGCAACGGCAACAACTTCGCCACGTTCCAATGTCCCTCGGCGTCCGGCGTGGCGCGAATGATCGGGCGACGGATCACCAGGTGCTGGATCCCCAGGTCCTGTTGCACCAACCGATCCAGCTCCGTGTTGCAACGCACGAACAGCTCGTCGACGTACAACAACTCGCCTTGATCGTCGTTGGAGTTTGGCAGCGAAATCGACAGGCCGCGGACTTCGATCCCTTCGCCCGGCAGCAGCCGCGCCGCATGGACGCGCACCTTAAGATCGCGGTAGTGTTCGGCGAATTTGCGCTCGACCTGGTGGCGGATTTCCTCGTCGACGCGCCCTTCGAGATACAACGCCCCGATCAGCCCGATCACCACGACCGGCACGACGACCCATTGGATGATGCGTCGCAGGAGCTTCATCGGAGGGCGAGGGGGAGGAAGTGAGGAGTACGGAGTAATGAGCGATGAGTAGGAAACTCGGAACTAAGTGCGCAGGCAGAACAACGCAAGCGATGGGTGCCACTGGCGGCTTGTCCGCCAGTGCTGGAGTTGAGCCCGCAAGCGCGACCAGGGCCGCACTGGCGGACAAGCCGCCAGTGGCGCCCCACGTTAAACTTTCTGCGGGTGTACTTAGGTAGGAGCATCGTGGTGGCTGCTCTTAAGTTCCGCGTTCCGGCTGCCGCGTTCCGCGTTGGCTCGCCTCGCTGAGTACCGCCGCTGCCAGGACGATCAATCCGAACATCGCCGGTTCGCGGTAGCGGAGGGAGCTGACGAAGATCGTATGCAACAGGGTGAAATAGACGGCCGGCAGCACGCAGAGGATGTACGGCCAGCCGCGGGGCAGGTAGCGAACCGCGCCGATGATGGCTAGCGCCAGGATCGGACCATAGCTGAGCAGAATGGCGACCCGCAGCGGCCAACTGGAAAACGACGGTTCGTTCGGCCACACGTTCCACATCCGCAGGAACTTGACGCCCATCAAGCGAACGACTTGGCCGAGATGTTCCTGCGCCCAGTCGACCGAAGCGTCGCGCATTCGCCGATCGAGCCGCACTTCGAAGGGAATTGCAGGATCGCCCGAAGGCTGCGCGCGCTCCGCCGCGGAGAATTCCGGGACGAAGCTCATTTCGCTCGCGCCGGTCGCCTTCGGATTCAAGCCGTCGTAGAGACTCGCGCCGACTTGCAGAGACGTCGGTACAAACCGCCCGACGACTTGCCAATTGCGCACCCACCAGGGAGACATCACCAGCACGAGCCCCAGCAGCATCGCCGCCGCTAACTCCAGCCGCGGACGCCAGGGGCCGCCGCGCAACATGCCGAGCGTCAAGGCGAACGGCGCGAACAGCAGCCAACTCGGCCGCATCAATGTCGCCAGCCCTGCCAGCATGCCGGCTGCGCAGGCCGCCCCCCAGCGTCCGCCGGTCGTCCCGGCACGTTCCGCCCGGGTCCAAAGGACAAGGTTCGCCACCATCAACGGGCAGAACGGCGCCTCGCTGAGGATCAACGTCGAGGTGGAAATCGCGCCAGGATAGATCGCCGCCAATCCGGCGGCCACCAGCGCGGTTCGATCGTCGAAGAGCATCCTTGCCCAACACCAGACTCCTCCTACCGCCAGCAGTCCCAGCACAGCGGCTTCCATTCGGGCGAACCAGATTCCTTCCAGTCCTGCCCCAAACATGCGAATCGGCGCGCTCAGCACGACCGGATAGCCCGGCGTGCGGAACACTTTGTCTTCACCAAACGCGTACGGCTTGCCCTGCGCGATGCGTTGCCCCAAAGCCCAATAACTTTCCGAATCGGCAAAGCCAAACGACCGCTCGCCCAGCCGGTGCTGCCACCAATTGGCCGCCGCCAATCGCACGACGAACGCCAGCAACAGGATGGCGGCCAAGGCCCAACGGCGGCGGCGATCGGCAATGCTATCGGCAGGCAGCAACGTGCCAGTCTCCGGACGCCAGGCGGCCTCAATCCGGCCGGGCGGCATCGTATGTCGCATCGTTCGCGTGGGTCAAGGCTGCCTGCGGAGCGGCCAAAAGCAGGGCGAATTGGAAAAGTTAGCGGAGTTTGTCGAGTTAACTGTGCGAAGACGGGGGAATCGAGGAAAAACCGGCAAATCAGGCTGCGGAGATTATTTACTCCCCGTGTGGGGCTAGTATACTCGGTCCCAAATGCCGCGACCGCCCAGGCCGCGCGCCCCACCCAGCTCGCATTCGCAAGCGTCCCCCAGGCGGAGATTCCGGTACATGAACCAACAGCGGCTCTTTCTCGGGTGTTTCCTTTCGCTCATCGCGACGGCGTTTGGATTCATGGTCCGCTCTACCATTCTAAACGAGTGGCAATTGCAATTTGACCTCAGCAATGAGCAAAAGGGCTACCTCAACGGCGTGGGGCTCTATCCGTTCGCGATTTCGATCATTCTCTTCAGTCTCGTGGTCGATCGGATTGGATATGGGACCGCGATGGCCATTGCGTTCGTGGGACACTTTACCTCCGCTTTGCTGACGATTTTCGCGACGAGCTTCAACATGCTCTACTTCGCGACCTTTGTCTTTGCGCTCTCGAACGGGATCGTGGAAGCGGTCATCAATCCGGTTGTCGCAACCATCTATGAGAAGAATAAGACGCACTGGCTCAATATTCTCCACGCGGGGTGGCCGGGCGGTTTGGTATTTGGCGGCCTGCTGACGATCGCGGTATCCTACGTTCCTGCCGACGTCTTGCCGGGGCGAATCTGGCAATGGCAAATGGCACTCGTCCTGATTCCCACCGTCATTTACGGTGTGCTATTGTTTGGGCAGAAGTTTCCAGTGCAAGAACGCGTGGCGGCTGGCGTTTCCTACATGGACATGCTTCGCGAATTCGGCACGGCAAGTTGCTGGATCGTTTGCTTTCTGCTGGTCGCCGGCATCGACCAGATCATGGTGGTGCGCGAGACCACGTTGCATGAGGTGCTGGGATTGAAAGGAATCATCGACTCGGCGGCACAGTCAATGCCGGAAGCCGTGGCCAAGGTGATCCTCTATGCCGTCTTGGCGCTCGTTCCTACGGTTGCTTTCGGCTTGGTCGTGAGGACGTTCGGCCGACCGATGTTCGTGTTCCTGCTGCTCGTCATGTTCCTGCTGGCAACGACGG is a genomic window containing:
- a CDS encoding glycosyltransferase family 39 protein, with protein sequence MRHTMPPGRIEAAWRPETGTLLPADSIADRRRRWALAAILLLAFVVRLAAANWWQHRLGERSFGFADSESYWALGQRIAQGKPYAFGEDKVFRTPGYPVVLSAPIRMFGAGLEGIWFARMEAAVLGLLAVGGVWCWARMLFDDRTALVAAGLAAIYPGAISTSTLILSEAPFCPLMVANLVLWTRAERAGTTGGRWGAACAAGMLAGLATLMRPSWLLFAPFALTLGMLRGGPWRPRLELAAAMLLGLVLVMSPWWVRNWQVVGRFVPTSLQVGASLYDGLNPKATGASEMSFVPEFSAAERAQPSGDPAIPFEVRLDRRMRDASVDWAQEHLGQVVRLMGVKFLRMWNVWPNEPSFSSWPLRVAILLSYGPILALAIIGAVRYLPRGWPYILCVLPAVYFTLLHTIFVSSLRYREPAMFGLIVLAAAVLSEASQRGTRQPERGT
- a CDS encoding AsmA-like C-terminal region-containing protein, with protein sequence MKLLRRIIQWVVVPVVVIGLIGALYLEGRVDEEIRHQVERKFAEHYRDLKVRVHAARLLPGEGIEVRGLSISLPNSNDDQGELLYVDELFVRCNTELDRLVQQDLGIQHLVIRRPIIRATPDAEGHWNVAKLLPLPKFGGQPPSGEFEHATIELADPESGVGRTMVVRDLNFKFRPERNARDPSRYDFVVDGRLAADFTRSTAFQGKFAADGKSWHMQGSIAGMEFCPELCQALPGMLAKKFLPLASMRAQVNAEYHLAYDAAKPERWNYAISGAVAQGRIDDARLPYPLTDLTAVFECDNQGCSVHELTARNGPTTLSLSMERVGHQPGAPWTLVAESRQMVLDQQLFRALPPAFRDEWRKFLPEGKVDARLRLHFDGQTYHPDVTVQCLGVSFYYQKFPYRLEGATGTITFKDEQLKARLTAYSGRRELRIDGELLHPGPQGTGWLKVVANDLPLDEKLFAALNPGARQVIKELRPDGTIDLDLLFRREPGGGAGFQRSINVVFNRCAVRYLHFPYPIQDIRGRMTINDDEWKFEQLEGSNDTGRVYCQGHFRPVGNGEKELWLEFAAENVPLETELRDALRPAMQRIWSDMRPQGAIGLSAKVRYLTQGKRLDVAVRGEASPDETSMPVSIEPVYFPYRLERLQGTFDYHNGHVDLTNLRARHGQTTVSAGGKCDLALDGSWQLTLSPLVVDGMRLDRELVQALPERLAQGIDELKPDGTMSLSGKLGFSGSGLPQEPLKTDWDVQLDLHRVAMQCGVSLENIHGGVRLWGATNKEEFQSRGELKLDSVTYEDFQLTDVRGPLLMDDKGVLLGRWAERGQPVTNARRITANCYGGKISGDAWSTRGAPNRFQVYAELADADLRRITGERFPGRQNLRGRVDGQVNLQGAGRGWHNLSGQGSLQLREADIYEMPQMVQLLSILRLKTPSQTAFTNSEVDFELDGGRYYFKRLQFVGDALSLYGRGEMDLERNVTANFYTMVGAHRIPGLSDLMGSASQQIMLVRATGPLDQLSITNEVFPGVNEFLQQLQSDLQVPLAGAATTVPAPGTGAARREGAESSRLWGLFR
- a CDS encoding MFS transporter codes for the protein MNQQRLFLGCFLSLIATAFGFMVRSTILNEWQLQFDLSNEQKGYLNGVGLYPFAISIILFSLVVDRIGYGTAMAIAFVGHFTSALLTIFATSFNMLYFATFVFALSNGIVEAVINPVVATIYEKNKTHWLNILHAGWPGGLVFGGLLTIAVSYVPADVLPGRIWQWQMALVLIPTVIYGVLLFGQKFPVQERVAAGVSYMDMLREFGTASCWIVCFLLVAGIDQIMVVRETTLHEVLGLKGIIDSAAQSMPEAVAKVILYAVLALVPTVAFGLVVRTFGRPMFVFLLLVMFLLATTELGTDSWIPDIMGTVLESPRMGTLFLVYTSAIMFVLRFFAGPIVHRTSPLGLLALSAAIACAGLLWLSNAGTAVFALFLAATLYGFGKTFFWPTTLGVVSEQYPKGGALMMNAIAGVGMLAVGTLGGPAIGILQDRAFDGIMTTQNSELHSQVMVDRVGLLGAYKALDQAKVEKLPEAEKKVIHKTVAAAQQGTLGKIAVLPLIMFGCYIGLIVYFQSRGGYKAQVLTGHAAEDERFTGGLNAPMEG